From Streptomyces sp. GSL17-111, one genomic window encodes:
- a CDS encoding S66 family peptidase, giving the protein MVASVEPATEPVYPPKPRPGDRVAVVSPSGGLGETFPLPYELGLRRLREEFDLDVVEYPGSRAAGLGPAERAAELHAAFTDPTVKALIATIGGDDQITVLPHLDAALVRAHPKPFFGYSDNTNLLAWLSRSAGVVGYHGGSVMVEFGRPGRMSELTSRSLRAALFTSGPFELRESPVYGDVNTPWDDPATFAAEPRMDPCGGWWWHEPHRVVEGRGWGGCLEILAWLLMADRETEPPERYDGRVLFLETSEELPRAEDVYRTLRALGERGLLRRFPALLMARARTASVFDQREDAARAAYRAEQRAAVLRALREYAPETMAVFDVDFGHTDPQQVLPYGGTIRVDGPARRITVTY; this is encoded by the coding sequence ATGGTTGCCTCAGTGGAACCGGCGACGGAGCCGGTGTACCCGCCCAAACCCCGGCCCGGGGACCGCGTCGCGGTGGTCTCGCCCTCCGGCGGGCTCGGAGAAACGTTCCCGCTGCCCTACGAGCTCGGACTGCGGCGGCTGCGCGAGGAGTTCGACCTCGACGTCGTCGAGTACCCGGGCAGCCGGGCGGCGGGCCTCGGGCCGGCGGAGCGGGCGGCGGAGCTGCACGCGGCGTTCACGGACCCGACGGTGAAGGCGCTGATCGCCACCATCGGGGGCGACGACCAGATCACCGTCCTGCCCCACCTGGACGCCGCGTTGGTGCGGGCGCACCCGAAGCCGTTCTTCGGCTACAGCGACAACACGAACCTGCTGGCGTGGCTCAGCCGGTCGGCGGGCGTCGTCGGCTACCACGGCGGCAGCGTGATGGTGGAGTTCGGCCGGCCGGGGCGGATGAGCGAGCTGACCAGCCGTTCCCTGCGGGCGGCGCTGTTCACCTCGGGCCCGTTCGAGCTGCGCGAGTCGCCGGTGTACGGGGACGTGAACACCCCGTGGGACGACCCCGCGACGTTCGCCGCCGAGCCGCGCATGGACCCGTGCGGCGGCTGGTGGTGGCACGAGCCGCACCGCGTGGTGGAGGGCCGGGGCTGGGGCGGCTGCCTGGAGATCCTGGCCTGGCTGCTGATGGCCGACCGGGAGACGGAGCCACCGGAGCGCTACGACGGCCGGGTGCTGTTCCTGGAGACCTCCGAGGAGCTGCCGCGCGCCGAGGATGTCTACCGGACGCTGCGCGCGCTGGGCGAGCGCGGGCTGCTGCGCCGCTTCCCCGCGCTGCTGATGGCCCGGGCACGCACGGCGTCGGTCTTCGACCAGCGCGAGGACGCCGCGCGCGCCGCCTACCGCGCGGAGCAGCGGGCGGCGGTGCTGCGGGCCCTGCGGGAGTACGCGCCGGAGACGATGGCGGTCTTCGACGTGGACTTCGGCCACACGGACCCGCAGCAGGTGCTGCCCTACGGCGGGACGATCCGCGTGGACGGCCCGGCCCGGCGGATCACGGTGACGTACTGA
- a CDS encoding regulator, with amino-acid sequence MPTEPPGTRPSPQRTHNRQLAALIAEAGFSNAGLARRVDQLGLEHGLDLRYDKTSVTRWLRGQQPRGTTPALIAEVFTRRLGRRLSAQDLGLDPCAPVYAGLEFAATSAEAVDIVSGLWRKDAGSHRELRKIAFTPAGLVVPSRDWLIGRPDDRVGRGEPAPQPPPARVPVQGSRVGPLAGGPGGGPLGGGPPGGRVPHAERAERAERPELVERCPGQRVTPGDVTALRSVAELFHSLDEAHGGGHARQALVRYLEHEAEPMLRGTFGDALGRRLFAAAADLTRLAGWTAYDVAAHGLAQRYYVQALRLSQAAGDRAYGAYVLATMSAQAVYLGHGREAVQLARVAQQGLGPGGPAAVQGLLHAVEARGHALLGEARSAAAALTRAERALETVGRDDRDEGEGHWTRAFDEARFADESGHCHRDLQQYRTAAEHAERALRLRGEGQGRGTVLGRIVLATARLGLGELERACELAAEAARGAFELRSVRAHEYVRDFERRLEPYRDTAAARGYRERVAALG; translated from the coding sequence ATGCCGACGGAACCACCCGGGACCCGACCGTCCCCGCAGCGCACCCACAACCGGCAGCTCGCCGCGCTCATCGCCGAGGCCGGATTCTCCAACGCCGGCCTCGCCCGGCGGGTGGACCAGCTGGGCCTGGAACACGGGCTCGACCTGCGCTACGACAAGACGTCCGTCACCCGGTGGCTGCGCGGACAGCAACCGCGCGGCACGACACCCGCCCTGATCGCCGAAGTCTTCACCCGACGGCTGGGCCGCCGCCTGTCGGCCCAGGACCTCGGCCTCGATCCGTGCGCCCCGGTCTACGCCGGGCTGGAGTTCGCGGCGACGAGCGCGGAGGCCGTGGACATCGTGAGCGGCCTGTGGCGCAAGGACGCCGGCAGCCATCGCGAGCTACGGAAGATCGCGTTCACCCCGGCCGGCCTCGTCGTGCCGAGCCGGGACTGGCTGATCGGCCGCCCCGACGACCGGGTGGGACGCGGGGAGCCCGCCCCGCAACCGCCACCCGCCCGCGTCCCCGTGCAGGGCAGCCGGGTCGGGCCGCTCGCCGGCGGACCCGGCGGCGGACCGCTCGGCGGCGGACCGCCGGGCGGCCGGGTGCCGCACGCGGAGCGCGCGGAGCGGGCGGAGCGGCCGGAGCTGGTGGAACGCTGCCCGGGCCAGCGGGTCACCCCCGGTGACGTGACGGCGCTGCGCTCCGTCGCGGAGCTGTTCCACTCGCTGGACGAGGCGCACGGCGGCGGCCACGCCCGGCAGGCGCTGGTGCGGTACCTGGAGCACGAGGCCGAGCCGATGCTGCGCGGCACCTTCGGGGACGCGCTCGGTCGGCGGCTGTTCGCGGCGGCGGCCGACCTGACGCGGCTGGCGGGCTGGACGGCGTACGACGTCGCCGCGCACGGGCTGGCGCAGCGGTACTACGTGCAGGCCCTGCGGCTCTCGCAGGCGGCCGGGGACCGGGCGTACGGCGCGTACGTGCTGGCGACGATGAGCGCGCAGGCGGTCTACCTGGGGCACGGCCGGGAAGCGGTGCAGCTGGCTCGGGTCGCGCAGCAGGGTCTGGGTCCGGGCGGGCCGGCCGCCGTGCAGGGTCTGCTGCACGCGGTCGAGGCGCGCGGGCACGCCCTGCTGGGCGAGGCACGGTCGGCAGCGGCGGCGCTGACCCGTGCGGAGCGTGCCCTGGAGACGGTGGGGCGGGACGACCGGGACGAAGGCGAGGGGCATTGGACACGGGCCTTCGACGAGGCCCGCTTCGCCGATGAGTCGGGCCACTGCCACCGGGACCTCCAGCAGTACCGGACGGCCGCCGAGCACGCCGAGCGGGCCCTGCGGCTGCGCGGTGAGGGGCAGGGGCGTGGCACGGTGCTCGGCCGGATCGTGCTGGCCACGGCGCGCCTGGGTCTGGGCGAGCTCGAGCGGGCGTGCGAGCTCGCCGCGGAGGCGGCGCGCGGGGCCTTCGAGCTGCGCTCGGTGCGGGCCCACGAGTACGTGCGGGACTTCGAACGGCGGCTGGAGCCCTACCGGGACACGGCGGCCGCACGGGGGTACCGCGAGCGCGTCGCGGCCCTGGGCTGA
- the lipB gene encoding lipoyl(octanoyl) transferase LipB, producing MSELAYVHLGFGADAVDYREAWQRQREVHAARFADEIPDTCLLLEHQPVYTAGRRTLESERPLDGTPVVDVDRGGKITWHGPGQLVGYPILKLPRPVDVVAHVRRLEEALIRTCAEFGLETSRLEGRSGVWVLGAPTGEGEGGPSLGGLALDFDPRLQGEEYDTRLMGPEYAPSNAGQRGEDRKLAAIGIRVAKGVTMHGFSLNCDSDNTSFDRIVPCGIRDAGVTSLSGELGRPVSVTEVLPVVEKHLRAVLEESVPLPRAV from the coding sequence GTGAGTGAGCTGGCCTACGTCCACCTGGGCTTCGGCGCGGACGCCGTGGACTACCGCGAGGCGTGGCAGCGGCAGCGGGAGGTGCACGCCGCGCGGTTCGCGGACGAGATCCCCGACACGTGCCTGCTGCTGGAGCACCAGCCCGTCTACACCGCCGGGCGCCGGACGCTCGAGAGCGAGCGCCCCCTGGACGGCACCCCGGTCGTCGACGTGGACCGCGGCGGCAAGATCACCTGGCACGGTCCCGGCCAGCTCGTCGGCTACCCGATCCTGAAACTCCCGCGTCCCGTCGACGTCGTCGCGCACGTGCGGCGCCTGGAGGAGGCGCTGATCCGCACCTGCGCCGAGTTCGGCCTGGAGACCTCCCGTCTGGAGGGCCGCAGCGGCGTGTGGGTCCTCGGCGCGCCGACCGGGGAGGGCGAGGGCGGCCCGTCACTGGGCGGCCTCGCGCTGGACTTCGACCCCCGCCTCCAGGGCGAGGAGTACGACACCCGTCTCATGGGGCCGGAGTACGCCCCCTCCAACGCCGGGCAGCGCGGCGAGGACCGCAAGCTCGCCGCCATCGGCATCCGCGTCGCCAAGGGCGTCACCATGCACGGCTTCTCCCTGAACTGTGATTCCGACAACACCTCCTTCGACCGCATCGTGCCCTGCGGCATCCGGGACGCGGGCGTCACCTCGCTCTCCGGGGAGCTCGGCCGCCCGGTGAGCGTCACCGAGGTGCTGCCGGTCGTCGAGAAGCACCTGCGGGCCGTCCTGGAGGAGTCCGTGCCGCTGCCGCGCGCGGTCTGA
- the lipA gene encoding lipoyl synthase — MSAVAPDGRKMLRLEVRNSQTPIERKPEWIKTRAKMGPEYNALQSLVKREGLHTVCQEAGCPNIFECWEDREATFLIGGEQCTRRCDFCQIDTGKPAELDRDEPRRVAESVQQMELRYATITGVARDDLEDGGSWLYAETVRQIHALMPGTGVELLIPDFNAVPEQLAEVFSSRPEVLAHNVETVPRIFKRIRPAFRYERSLEVITRAREDGLVTKSNLILGMGETREEVSQALRDLHDAGCELITITQYLRPTPRHHPVERWVKPHEFVELQEEAEEMGYAGVMSGPLVRSSYRAGRLYQQAIDRRAEASSAA, encoded by the coding sequence GTGTCCGCTGTCGCACCCGACGGTCGCAAGATGCTCCGACTGGAGGTCCGCAACAGCCAGACCCCCATCGAGCGCAAGCCCGAGTGGATCAAGACCCGGGCGAAGATGGGGCCGGAGTACAACGCCCTCCAGTCCCTGGTGAAGCGGGAGGGGCTGCACACGGTCTGCCAGGAGGCGGGCTGCCCCAACATCTTCGAGTGCTGGGAGGACCGCGAGGCGACGTTCCTCATCGGCGGTGAGCAGTGCACCCGGCGCTGCGACTTCTGCCAGATCGACACCGGCAAGCCGGCCGAGCTGGACCGGGACGAGCCGCGCCGCGTCGCCGAGTCCGTCCAGCAGATGGAACTGCGGTACGCCACCATCACCGGCGTCGCCCGCGACGACCTGGAGGACGGCGGCTCCTGGCTCTACGCCGAAACGGTCCGCCAGATCCACGCCCTCATGCCCGGCACGGGCGTCGAGCTGCTGATCCCCGACTTCAACGCCGTTCCCGAGCAGCTGGCGGAGGTCTTCTCCTCCCGTCCCGAGGTGCTGGCCCACAACGTCGAGACCGTTCCGCGCATCTTCAAGCGCATCCGGCCGGCCTTCCGCTACGAGCGGTCGCTGGAGGTCATCACCCGCGCCCGCGAGGACGGCCTCGTCACCAAGTCGAACCTCATCCTCGGTATGGGCGAGACCCGCGAAGAGGTCAGCCAGGCCCTGCGCGACCTGCACGACGCGGGCTGCGAGCTCATCACCATCACGCAGTACCTGCGCCCCACGCCGCGCCACCACCCCGTCGAGCGCTGGGTGAAGCCGCACGAGTTCGTGGAGCTCCAGGAGGAGGCGGAGGAGATGGGCTACGCCGGTGTCATGTCCGGCCCCCTGGTCCGCTCGTCCTACCGCGCCGGCCGCCTCTACCAGCAGGCCATCGACCGCCGCGCGGAGGCGTCCTCCGCCGCCTGA
- a CDS encoding SCO2195 family GlnR-regulated protein produces MPPRPVRDDVTVTPVRPGLSTALLALESVLLRGGHATARRNAWTSVLEDRRRAQDRREAAHVLEAAAEGTSQAT; encoded by the coding sequence ATGCCGCCCCGCCCCGTTCGCGACGACGTCACGGTGACCCCCGTTCGTCCCGGCCTCTCCACGGCGCTGCTGGCCCTGGAGTCCGTCCTGCTGCGCGGCGGCCACGCCACGGCCCGCCGCAACGCCTGGACCTCCGTCCTGGAGGACCGCCGCCGGGCCCAGGACCGCAGGGAGGCCGCCCACGTCCTGGAGGCCGCAGCGGAAGGCACTTCCCAGGCCACGTAA
- a CDS encoding DUF4191 domain-containing protein, with protein sequence MARKEQSETPGRLKQIGLTYKMTRRADRWIGFILLGVGLITFGVVLAIGFLIGHPIYLGILGFLLAFLAVAIVFGRRAERAAFGQMEGQPGAAAAVLDNIGRGWNVTPAVAITRSQDVVHRAVGRPGVVLVAEGNPNRLRNLLGSEKRKMARLLGDVPVHQIIVGNGEGEVPLKKLRTTIVKKPRVLAGSQVTEINDRLRAVGDLMSNMPIPKGPMPKGMRMPKGPSGGGRR encoded by the coding sequence ATGGCGAGGAAGGAACAATCCGAGACCCCAGGGCGACTCAAGCAGATCGGCCTGACCTACAAGATGACCCGGCGGGCTGATCGCTGGATCGGGTTCATCCTGCTGGGCGTGGGGCTGATCACCTTCGGCGTCGTCCTCGCGATCGGCTTCCTGATCGGGCACCCGATCTACCTGGGCATCCTCGGATTCCTGCTGGCCTTCCTCGCGGTGGCGATCGTCTTCGGGCGCCGCGCCGAGCGGGCGGCCTTCGGACAGATGGAGGGCCAGCCGGGAGCGGCGGCGGCGGTACTGGACAACATCGGGCGGGGGTGGAACGTCACCCCGGCCGTCGCGATCACCCGCAGCCAGGACGTCGTCCACCGGGCGGTCGGCCGCCCCGGCGTCGTCCTCGTGGCCGAGGGCAACCCGAACCGGCTGCGCAACCTGCTGGGATCCGAGAAGCGGAAGATGGCCCGCCTGCTCGGCGACGTCCCGGTGCACCAGATCATCGTCGGCAACGGCGAGGGCGAGGTGCCGCTCAAGAAGCTGCGCACGACGATCGTCAAGAAGCCGCGCGTCCTCGCGGGCTCGCAGGTGACGGAGATCAACGACCGGCTCCGGGCCGTCGGGGATTTGATGAGCAACATGCCGATCCCGAAGGGACCCATGCCGAAGGGGATGCGGATGCCGAAGGGGCCCAGCGGCGGCGGGCGCCGCTGA
- a CDS encoding RDD family protein, with product MDKRQAIGSWLSGPQAAAEDLLGADFGYRGERLGLPQDGPGSVAPTGRRIGAIFIDWMLCLLIGYGLLSGDGMSSAGNWALLVFGVMSLLLVGTLGFTPGKRLLGLRVVSVHGGRLTFPRTALRTVLLLLFIPAVVWDRDARGLHDRLAHAVQVRM from the coding sequence GTGGACAAAAGGCAGGCAATCGGATCATGGCTGTCCGGCCCGCAGGCCGCGGCCGAGGACTTGCTGGGTGCGGACTTCGGTTACCGGGGCGAGCGGCTGGGGCTGCCCCAGGACGGGCCCGGGTCCGTCGCACCCACCGGGCGCCGGATCGGCGCGATCTTCATCGACTGGATGCTGTGCCTGCTCATCGGGTACGGGCTGCTGTCCGGCGACGGCATGTCGAGCGCGGGTAACTGGGCGCTGCTCGTCTTCGGTGTGATGTCGCTGCTGCTGGTGGGCACGCTGGGCTTCACGCCGGGCAAGCGGCTGCTGGGCCTGCGGGTGGTATCGGTGCACGGCGGACGGCTGACGTTCCCCCGGACGGCGCTGCGGACGGTCCTGCTGCTCCTGTTCATCCCGGCGGTGGTGTGGGATCGCGACGCGCGGGGGCTGCACGACCGGCTCGCGCACGCGGTGCAGGTCCGCATGTGA
- the glnA gene encoding type I glutamate--ammonia ligase, with translation MFQNADEAKKFISDNDVKFVDVRFCDLPGIMQHFTVPAATFDPAENLMFDGSSIRGFQAIHESDMALVADLSTARLDPFRKDATLNVNFFIHDPITGEQYSRDPRNVAKKAEAYLASSGIADTAFFGPEAEFYVFDDVRFETKANAGYYHIDSVAGAWNTGAIEDGGNRGYKVRYKGGYFPAPPVDHFADLRAEISLELAKAGLEVERQHHEVGTAGQAEINYKFNTLLAAADDLMLFKYIVKNVAWRNNKTATFMPKPIFGDNGSGMHVHQSLWSGGEPLFYDEQGYAGLSDTARYYIGGILKHAPSLLAFTNPTVNSYHRLVPGFEAPVNLVYSQRNRSAAMRIPITGSNPKAKRVEFRAPDPSSNPYLAFAALLMAGLDGVKNKIEPAEPIDKDLYELAPEEHAGVPQVPTSLPAVLDALEEDNEYLQAGGVFTSDLIETWIDYKRTNEIAPMQLRPHPHEFELYFDI, from the coding sequence ATGTTCCAGAACGCCGACGAAGCGAAGAAGTTCATTTCGGACAACGACGTGAAATTCGTCGACGTCCGCTTCTGCGACCTTCCCGGGATCATGCAGCACTTCACGGTGCCGGCCGCCACGTTCGACCCGGCCGAGAACCTGATGTTCGACGGCTCCTCGATCCGCGGCTTCCAGGCCATCCACGAGTCGGACATGGCGCTCGTCGCCGACCTGTCCACCGCCCGCCTGGACCCGTTCCGCAAGGACGCCACCCTCAACGTCAACTTCTTCATCCACGACCCGATCACCGGCGAGCAGTACAGCCGTGACCCGCGGAACGTGGCGAAGAAGGCCGAGGCCTACCTGGCCTCCTCCGGCATCGCCGACACCGCCTTCTTCGGCCCCGAGGCCGAGTTCTACGTCTTCGACGACGTCCGCTTCGAGACCAAGGCCAACGCGGGCTACTACCACATCGACTCCGTGGCCGGCGCCTGGAACACCGGCGCGATCGAGGACGGCGGCAACCGCGGGTACAAGGTCCGCTACAAGGGCGGCTACTTCCCGGCCCCGCCGGTCGACCACTTCGCCGACCTGCGCGCCGAGATCTCCCTGGAGCTGGCCAAGGCCGGCCTGGAGGTCGAGCGTCAGCACCACGAGGTGGGCACCGCCGGCCAGGCCGAGATCAACTACAAGTTCAACACGCTCCTCGCCGCCGCCGACGACCTGATGCTCTTCAAGTACATCGTGAAGAACGTCGCCTGGCGCAACAACAAGACCGCCACCTTCATGCCCAAGCCGATCTTCGGTGACAACGGCTCCGGCATGCACGTCCACCAGTCGCTGTGGAGCGGCGGCGAGCCCCTCTTCTACGACGAGCAGGGCTACGCGGGCCTCTCGGACACCGCCCGCTACTACATCGGCGGCATCCTCAAGCACGCCCCGTCGCTGCTGGCCTTCACCAACCCGACGGTGAACTCCTACCACCGCCTGGTGCCCGGCTTCGAGGCCCCGGTCAACCTGGTGTACTCGCAGCGCAACCGCTCCGCCGCGATGCGCATCCCGATCACCGGCTCGAACCCGAAGGCCAAGCGCGTCGAGTTCCGCGCCCCGGACCCGTCCTCCAACCCGTACCTGGCCTTCGCCGCCCTCCTGATGGCCGGCCTGGACGGCGTGAAGAACAAGATCGAGCCGGCCGAGCCGATTGACAAGGACCTCTACGAGCTCGCCCCCGAGGAGCACGCGGGCGTCCCGCAGGTGCCCACCTCCCTCCCGGCCGTCCTCGACGCCCTGGAGGAGGACAACGAGTACCTGCAGGCCGGCGGCGTCTTCACGAGCGACCTCATCGAGACCTGGATCGACTACAAGCGCACCAACGAGATCGCCCCGATGCAGCTCCGCCCGCACCCCCACGAGTTCGAGCTGTACTTCGACATCTGA
- a CDS encoding cupin-like domain-containing protein produces MVEALSAADFLRNHLEPGQPVVVRGALNGWRVPPPWGLQDLKERFRDAEVSLFDTLFTLEEVATFGDYVDEHTGQGDAGIPPYLRWFTQQSHDQMIVADDAFAELANDWSMPSWLPEGDYLLPPAVGPVDASRDRFPARGMFVCGQGGRTRLHVDPWASDACLCQVTGRKRFIMYGPEAGEFLTDSEGGTVDLDHPDESRFPRWKQAVPTLDEVLSPGDAIFIPQGWYHTAIALDDSVSLTWNFTHRVHEERFDTFLRSGGGEDPVIRYFLADVDKG; encoded by the coding sequence GTGGTCGAAGCGCTCAGCGCGGCGGATTTTCTGCGGAATCACCTGGAGCCTGGCCAGCCGGTCGTGGTGAGGGGAGCTCTGAACGGCTGGAGGGTTCCCCCTCCCTGGGGACTGCAGGACCTCAAGGAGCGCTTCCGCGACGCCGAAGTCTCACTGTTCGACACGCTCTTCACCCTCGAGGAAGTGGCCACCTTCGGCGACTACGTCGACGAGCACACCGGTCAGGGGGACGCCGGGATACCGCCCTATCTGCGCTGGTTCACTCAGCAGAGCCATGATCAGATGATCGTCGCCGATGACGCGTTCGCGGAACTCGCGAACGACTGGTCGATGCCGTCCTGGCTGCCCGAGGGGGACTATCTGCTCCCGCCGGCCGTCGGGCCCGTGGACGCCTCCCGTGACCGCTTCCCAGCGCGGGGCATGTTCGTCTGCGGCCAGGGCGGGCGGACGCGCCTGCACGTCGACCCCTGGGCCAGCGACGCGTGCCTGTGCCAGGTGACCGGCAGGAAGCGCTTCATCATGTACGGGCCGGAGGCCGGCGAGTTCCTGACCGACTCGGAGGGCGGCACCGTGGATCTCGACCACCCCGACGAGAGCAGGTTCCCCCGCTGGAAGCAGGCGGTGCCCACGCTCGACGAGGTCCTGTCGCCGGGAGACGCCATCTTCATCCCCCAGGGCTGGTATCACACGGCCATCGCGCTCGATGACAGCGTCTCCCTCACCTGGAACTTCACCCATCGGGTGCACGAGGAGCGGTTCGACACCTTTCTCCGGTCCGGCGGCGGTGAGGACCCCGTCATCCGCTATTTCCTTGCGGATGTCGACAAGGGGTAG
- a CDS encoding TerD family protein has protein sequence MSNPNKGLGKVEVTLKWDPSAADAPDHDLDIIAAVYGTDDLHGTPVYLAHFDSRSPDGTITLGRDSRNGLGLGVDESMTLELDRLSSAYGRVVVGVAIQQGGGRVTFADIARPRCSVHEGYTELQTHDFTDVPDATAATLVEFVRDSGGPWTRRSTVRGFDTDPQSFTRLMGAQHT, from the coding sequence GTGAGCAATCCCAACAAGGGGCTGGGCAAGGTCGAGGTGACGCTCAAGTGGGACCCGAGCGCCGCCGACGCCCCCGACCACGACCTCGACATCATCGCCGCCGTCTACGGCACGGACGACCTCCACGGAACACCCGTCTACCTGGCGCACTTCGACAGCCGCTCCCCGGACGGCACCATCACGCTCGGCAGGGACAGCCGGAACGGCCTCGGCCTCGGGGTCGACGAGTCGATGACGCTGGAGCTCGACCGCCTCTCGTCCGCCTACGGACGCGTGGTCGTGGGCGTCGCCATCCAGCAGGGCGGCGGACGGGTCACGTTCGCCGACATCGCCCGCCCCCGGTGCTCCGTCCACGAGGGCTACACCGAGCTGCAGACCCACGACTTCACCGACGTCCCCGACGCGACCGCCGCGACGCTGGTGGAGTTCGTCCGCGACTCCGGCGGCCCCTGGACGCGGCGCAGCACCGTCCGCGGCTTCGACACGGACCCCCAGTCCTTCACCCGGCTCATGGGCGCCCAGCACACCTGA
- the helR gene encoding RNA polymerase recycling motor ATPase HelR — protein MTTLTSRAFDLPDDRAAKAVPELIADDERHFAALEACLAESVAEVSARLDAARRAPGGAGRQAMDRDAEVHRLTGRLGALRRFGLDLCLGRMVGADGGEPGYVGRVGLTDGAGRRLLLDWRSPAAEPFFGATHADPMGLASRRRYRWTGGRVSDYWDEVFTPEGLAGHAALDDQSAFVASLGGHRSARMRDVLGTIQADQDAVIRAGSRGALVVDGGPGTGKTVVALHRAAYLLHSDPRLGHRRGGVLFVGPHEPYLGYVADVLPSLGEEGVRTCTLRHLVPEGATAVAEADPEVARLKSSARLVGAVEAAVRFYEEPPAEVTTVATELGDVRLGPGEWARAFAAVEPGTPHNEAHGQILDEMLAVVVDEPGDSVPAEVPAEVLRRSLRRSRELLTALHRAWPLIEAADLVGDLWSVPAYLRRCAPWLGPAEIRALRRADAQAWTVSDLPFLDAARQRLGDPEASRRARRHAAARAAERERMSAVVDTLLASDDDGEGVVTMLHGADLRDALADASGAPGVEPDLLAGPFAHVVVDEAQELTDAEWRMLLLRCPSRSFTVVGDRAQARRGFSESWRERLGRLGFDRIDVASLRVNYRTPQEVMAEAEPVIRAVLPDANVPTSVRRSGVPVVHGDVTELGPLLAEWLAGHAEGTACVIGDPTFRATPRVRSLTPELAKGLEFDLVVLVEPEAFGEGVAGTVDRYVAMTRATRRLVVLSRS, from the coding sequence GTGACCACCTTGACCAGCCGTGCCTTCGACCTGCCGGATGACCGCGCGGCCAAGGCCGTCCCGGAGCTGATCGCCGATGACGAGCGGCACTTCGCGGCCCTCGAGGCGTGCCTGGCGGAGTCGGTCGCCGAGGTGTCCGCCCGGCTGGACGCCGCGCGCCGGGCGCCGGGCGGGGCCGGGCGGCAGGCGATGGACCGGGACGCGGAGGTCCACCGGCTGACCGGTCGTCTGGGTGCGCTGCGCCGTTTCGGGCTGGACCTGTGCCTCGGACGCATGGTGGGTGCGGACGGCGGTGAGCCCGGGTACGTCGGACGGGTCGGCCTCACCGACGGCGCGGGACGCCGGTTGCTGCTCGACTGGCGCTCGCCGGCCGCCGAGCCGTTCTTCGGAGCCACGCACGCCGACCCGATGGGGCTGGCCAGCCGCCGCCGCTACCGCTGGACGGGGGGACGGGTCAGCGACTACTGGGACGAGGTCTTCACCCCGGAGGGGCTGGCCGGTCACGCCGCGCTGGACGACCAGTCGGCGTTCGTCGCGAGCCTGGGCGGGCACCGCTCGGCGCGGATGCGGGACGTGCTGGGCACGATCCAGGCGGATCAGGACGCCGTCATCCGCGCCGGTTCCCGGGGTGCGCTCGTCGTCGACGGGGGCCCGGGGACGGGCAAGACGGTCGTCGCCCTGCACCGCGCCGCCTACCTGCTGCACTCCGACCCGCGTCTGGGCCATCGCAGGGGCGGTGTGCTGTTCGTCGGCCCGCACGAGCCGTACCTGGGGTACGTGGCCGACGTGCTGCCGAGCCTCGGGGAGGAGGGGGTGCGGACGTGCACGCTGCGGCACCTGGTCCCCGAGGGGGCCACGGCGGTCGCCGAGGCCGATCCGGAGGTGGCGCGGCTGAAGTCCTCGGCCCGCCTGGTCGGGGCGGTCGAGGCCGCCGTCCGCTTCTACGAGGAGCCGCCCGCCGAGGTGACGACGGTGGCGACGGAGCTGGGGGACGTGCGGCTGGGTCCTGGTGAGTGGGCCCGGGCCTTCGCGGCGGTGGAGCCGGGGACCCCGCACAACGAGGCACACGGGCAGATCCTGGACGAGATGCTCGCGGTCGTGGTGGACGAGCCGGGCGACAGCGTTCCGGCCGAGGTCCCGGCCGAGGTGCTGCGCCGGTCGTTGCGGCGCAGCCGGGAGCTCCTGACGGCCCTCCACCGCGCGTGGCCGCTGATCGAGGCGGCCGACCTCGTCGGTGACCTGTGGTCGGTGCCCGCCTACCTGCGCCGGTGCGCGCCCTGGCTCGGCCCGGCGGAGATCCGGGCGCTGCGGCGGGCCGACGCGCAGGCGTGGACCGTGTCCGACCTGCCGTTCCTGGACGCCGCCCGGCAGCGGCTGGGCGATCCGGAGGCGTCGCGGCGTGCGCGGCGGCACGCGGCGGCCCGGGCCGCCGAACGCGAGCGGATGTCCGCGGTCGTCGACACGCTGCTGGCGAGCGACGACGACGGCGAGGGCGTCGTGACGATGCTGCACGGCGCTGACCTGCGCGACGCGCTGGCCGACGCGAGCGGGGCGCCCGGCGTCGAACCGGACCTGCTCGCCGGGCCGTTCGCGCACGTCGTCGTGGACGAGGCGCAGGAGCTGACGGACGCGGAGTGGCGGATGCTGCTCCTGCGGTGTCCGTCGCGCAGCTTCACCGTCGTGGGGGACCGGGCGCAGGCGCGGCGGGGGTTCTCGGAGTCGTGGCGGGAGCGGCTGGGGCGGCTCGGGTTCGACCGTATCGACGTGGCGTCGCTGCGCGTCAACTACCGCACGCCGCAGGAGGTCATGGCCGAGGCCGAGCCGGTGATCCGGGCGGTGCTCCCGGACGCCAACGTGCCGACGTCCGTGCGGAGGAGCGGTGTGCCCGTCGTCCACGGGGACGTGACGGAGCTGGGGCCGTTGCTGGCGGAGTGGCTCGCCGGGCACGCCGAGGGGACCGCGTGCGTCATCGGCGACCCGACGTTCCGTGCGACGCCCCGCGTCCGGTCGCTGACGCCGGAGCTGGCGAAGGGGCTGGAGTTCGACCTGGTCGTCCTGGTGGAACCGGAGGCGTTCGGGGAGGGCGTGGCGGGGACGGTCGACCGCTACGTCGCCATGACGCGGGCCACGCGGCGGCTCGTGGTCCTCTCCCGCTCCTGA